Proteins found in one Halobaculum sp. MBLA0147 genomic segment:
- a CDS encoding YlbF family regulator, which translates to MSVDSDADERTVADAGEDGTAGAAADADDVEGLATALGEEIAALPEYRAFEEAKAAVEADDEVQSKIDEFERIRQEFALARQSGRADEDAVERVREAQQELHSMPTMARYLEAQEELEERLETLNRLISDPLAVDFGGEAGGCCRDE; encoded by the coding sequence ATGAGTGTCGACTCCGACGCAGACGAGAGGACGGTGGCGGACGCGGGCGAAGACGGGACCGCCGGAGCCGCCGCAGACGCGGACGACGTGGAGGGACTCGCGACGGCACTCGGCGAAGAGATCGCCGCCCTGCCGGAGTACCGTGCCTTCGAGGAGGCGAAGGCAGCCGTCGAGGCGGACGACGAGGTGCAGTCGAAGATCGACGAGTTCGAGCGCATCCGCCAGGAGTTCGCGCTGGCGCGCCAGTCCGGCCGCGCCGACGAGGACGCCGTCGAGCGTGTCCGCGAGGCACAGCAGGAACTCCACTCGATGCCGACGATGGCACGGTACCTGGAAGCCCAAGAAGAGCTCGAAGAGCGACTGGAGACGCTGAACCGGCTGATATCCGACCCGCTCGCCGTGGACTTCGGTGGGGAAGCCGGCGGCTGTTGTCGCGACGAGTAG
- a CDS encoding peptidylprolyl isomerase → MSEEEQADAAEAADAGASDETEQDTDADTEAAGDGIAEGDFVELEYTVRTITEDDEEGRVVDTTSQEVAEEAGIDDDEHDFSPRTVTVGEGHVFESVDDDLVGREVGDGNEVTVPAAEAFGEFDPDQVKTVTANKIPEDDRYPGAQVTVDGDQGYLETIVGGRARVDFNHPLAGDDLTYDYEIVGRVDDEEEQAAAMIGMYLQEEPDVRIEEDVVEEEVTVDGEEDDEEPETETVERDRRSLVIEATPMMQMNQQWMFSKQQIAQQLIDELNLDRVVVEEVIDGGAGGMPGMMGGMGGGGAGLEEAVEEAAEDEDIDVDADELVEELDEE, encoded by the coding sequence ATGAGCGAAGAAGAGCAGGCAGACGCGGCGGAGGCCGCCGACGCCGGTGCATCCGACGAGACAGAGCAGGACACCGACGCAGACACCGAGGCGGCCGGCGACGGGATCGCCGAGGGTGACTTCGTCGAACTGGAGTACACCGTCCGGACGATCACCGAGGACGACGAGGAGGGACGCGTCGTCGACACGACGAGCCAGGAGGTCGCCGAGGAGGCCGGCATCGACGACGACGAGCACGACTTCTCCCCGCGGACGGTGACCGTCGGCGAGGGCCACGTCTTCGAGTCCGTCGACGACGACCTGGTCGGCCGCGAGGTCGGCGACGGCAACGAGGTGACGGTCCCGGCAGCCGAGGCGTTCGGCGAGTTCGACCCGGACCAGGTGAAGACGGTCACCGCGAACAAGATCCCCGAGGACGACCGCTACCCCGGCGCGCAGGTCACCGTCGACGGCGACCAGGGCTACCTGGAGACGATCGTCGGCGGACGCGCACGTGTCGACTTCAACCACCCGCTGGCCGGCGACGACCTGACGTACGACTACGAGATCGTCGGGCGCGTCGACGACGAGGAGGAGCAGGCCGCCGCGATGATCGGGATGTACCTCCAGGAGGAGCCGGACGTCCGCATCGAGGAGGACGTCGTCGAGGAGGAGGTCACCGTCGACGGCGAGGAGGACGACGAGGAGCCGGAGACGGAGACGGTCGAGCGCGACCGCCGCTCGCTGGTGATCGAGGCGACGCCGATGATGCAGATGAACCAGCAGTGGATGTTCTCGAAACAGCAGATCGCTCAACAGCTCATCGACGAGCTGAACCTCGACCGCGTCGTCGTCGAGGAGGTCATCGACGGCGGTGCCGGCGGGATGCCCGGCATGATGGGCGGCATGGGCGGCGGCGGTGCCGGTCTCGAAGAGGCCGTCGAGGAGGCCGCCGAGGACGAGGACATCGACGTGGACGCCGACGAACTCGTCGAAGAGCTCGACGAGGAGTGA